A single region of the Granulicella aggregans genome encodes:
- a CDS encoding RluA family pseudouridine synthase, translated as MPSKNMLPKGQRHHSVRKEYRATRGAEPVPEVVIPVLDLDDDGDTQFEDGVRTFSAAPEAAGKRLDAYLAQAIPDISRARVQLLIESGQVRVDGKDAKAKQKLAGGESIEIEGEPQPPPLHAVAEDIPLDILYEDQYLAVVNKPAGMMVHAGSGATDDERNRGTLVNALLFHLGKLSEVGGELRPGIVHRLDKQTSGIILVAKDDSTHRKLGAMFSERRVEKTYISLVHGHLAKDHVTVNLPIARDLIRRTRMTTRRAASDPGARSAVSHVSVVKRLKTPYGAFTLVEVKIETGRTHQIRVHMQSLGHPVVGDYLYGAPHRILTDPPVKGDDGLELERNFLHAAHLVFVHPKTSETMDMRSALPGELTEFMAALEAGPEQKSSVS; from the coding sequence ATGCCATCTAAAAATATGCTGCCGAAAGGGCAGCGACACCACTCTGTCCGCAAAGAGTATCGCGCTACCCGTGGGGCAGAACCGGTGCCCGAGGTTGTGATTCCCGTGCTCGATCTCGACGATGACGGCGACACGCAGTTTGAGGACGGCGTGCGGACGTTTTCAGCTGCGCCAGAGGCTGCCGGAAAGCGGCTGGACGCGTATCTCGCGCAGGCGATCCCGGACATCTCGCGAGCGCGGGTGCAGTTGCTGATTGAGTCCGGGCAGGTTCGTGTCGATGGGAAGGATGCAAAGGCGAAGCAGAAGCTTGCCGGGGGCGAGTCGATCGAGATCGAGGGCGAGCCGCAGCCTCCGCCGCTGCACGCTGTCGCCGAGGACATTCCGCTCGATATTTTGTACGAAGATCAGTACCTCGCCGTGGTGAACAAGCCTGCTGGCATGATGGTCCATGCGGGCTCCGGCGCGACCGACGACGAGCGCAATCGCGGAACTCTGGTGAACGCGCTGCTGTTTCATCTGGGCAAGCTGTCTGAGGTCGGCGGTGAACTGCGCCCCGGAATCGTTCATCGCCTGGACAAACAAACCAGCGGCATCATTCTGGTCGCGAAGGATGACAGCACGCACCGCAAGCTGGGCGCGATGTTCTCCGAGCGGCGCGTCGAGAAGACCTATATCTCGCTGGTGCATGGGCATCTGGCGAAGGACCACGTCACGGTGAACCTGCCGATCGCCCGCGATTTGATCCGCCGCACGCGGATGACGACACGGAGAGCGGCGTCCGACCCGGGCGCGCGCTCGGCTGTCTCGCATGTCTCGGTCGTCAAACGGCTGAAGACGCCTTACGGAGCCTTCACGCTGGTCGAGGTGAAGATCGAGACCGGCAGAACGCACCAGATCCGCGTGCACATGCAGTCGCTGGGGCATCCCGTGGTGGGGGATTATCTTTACGGCGCGCCGCACCGGATCCTGACCGACCCCCCAGTTAAGGGTGACGATGGCCTCGAACTGGAACGGAACTTCCTCCACGCCGCGCATCTGGTCTTTGTCCACCCTAAGACGAGCGAGACTATGGACATGCGGTCGGCTCTGCCTGGTGAACTTACGGAGTTTATGGCAGCGCTCGAGGCCGGGCCAGAGCAGAAGAGCAGCGTAAGTTGA
- a CDS encoding prolipoprotein diacylglyceryl transferase, with protein sequence MHTTFLQFGHLHIPVFGVVVAIGLMASLSLTQWSARRVGLDSDRVWNTVMLAVAAIFLVSRLLLVVFNFRSFLQYPLLLLAVPSLTSLGIAVSAALVYGYVRWRGVPLLPLLDSCAASAALLWAFVNAGYLLDGTRDGMPVGSTSAPQPVEVYTLVSALVIFLAVLNALRTGYRGGEATGLALTASGLAIFFIDFYRLPSELLPSLPIDPSQIIALVMVAVGGALLYRVAKRLYAQFHEPDEREG encoded by the coding sequence GTGCATACAACGTTTCTTCAATTCGGCCATCTGCATATTCCTGTCTTCGGCGTGGTGGTCGCGATTGGCCTGATGGCTTCGCTTTCGCTGACGCAGTGGAGCGCACGCCGTGTGGGACTGGATTCGGACCGCGTGTGGAACACGGTGATGCTGGCGGTAGCGGCGATCTTCCTCGTGTCGAGGCTCTTGTTGGTGGTCTTCAACTTCAGAAGCTTTCTGCAATATCCGCTTCTCTTGTTGGCGGTGCCGTCGCTTACGTCTCTGGGCATCGCAGTGAGCGCGGCGCTGGTTTACGGCTACGTGCGCTGGCGTGGAGTTCCGCTGCTGCCGCTGTTGGATAGCTGTGCCGCATCGGCCGCGCTGTTGTGGGCCTTTGTGAACGCGGGCTATCTGCTCGACGGCACGCGAGACGGCATGCCGGTTGGCTCTACGTCCGCTCCGCAGCCGGTTGAGGTGTATACGCTGGTCTCAGCTCTTGTGATCTTTCTGGCGGTGCTGAACGCGCTGCGCACCGGCTATCGTGGCGGCGAGGCGACGGGTCTGGCGCTGACGGCGAGCGGGCTGGCCATCTTCTTTATTGACTTCTATCGTCTGCCTTCGGAGCTGTTGCCCAGTCTGCCTATCGATCCATCGCAGATAATAGCTTTAGTGATGGTGGCAGTCGGAGGCGCGTTACTCTATCGCGTCGCGAAAAGGCTCTACGCCCAGTTTCATGAGCCAGATGAGAGAGAAGGATAG
- a CDS encoding cell division protein ZapA — MTIPDTYYPETNHAPAAVSVDIYDQVYHLRGVEPEYIEGLAAMVNEKMRAVSEHGGTVDSLRVAVLAALNIADELCTLRQQYDELAGSQQNVESSMQSRAHSLAGMLDEVLLDDRLDRRVG; from the coding sequence GTGACGATTCCGGATACTTACTACCCAGAAACCAACCACGCTCCGGCTGCGGTGAGCGTCGATATCTACGACCAGGTCTATCATCTGCGCGGCGTTGAACCCGAGTACATCGAGGGGCTTGCGGCCATGGTGAACGAAAAGATGCGCGCTGTCTCGGAGCACGGCGGCACGGTGGACTCGCTGCGCGTGGCGGTGCTGGCGGCTCTGAATATCGCCGATGAGCTATGCACGCTGCGGCAGCAGTACGACGAGCTTGCGGGCTCACAACAGAATGTAGAGAGCTCCATGCAGAGCCGGGCGCACTCGCTGGCTGGGATGCTGGACGAAGTGCTGCTCGATGATCGCCTGGATCGCCGGGTCGGGTAG